The sequence below is a genomic window from Montipora capricornis isolate CH-2021 chromosome 14, ASM3666992v2, whole genome shotgun sequence.
TCAATCTCTCACTTCTTTCTGTCACATTTGATGAGAAAGAACCGAAACAGTTTTAGTTTCAGCCTCTTGGAGCCAGAAAACGACAGAGTGCCCTGGCAATAAGAAATTCCGATAGTTTCCTCACCCGAATCAACCTGAATTGAAACTGAATCAAGGCTGGACTATTTCCTCCTGGAAAATTTAGTAAATTTCCTCGACAGccatgaagttttttttttcgcgcttggtccttttctttttcagacAAACACCTTCATCGATTTTCTTTGACCGCAATGGAGAGTCAAGGAGAGAACGTGCTTGAGGGGGTCTACAGAGGTGAATAAAAGCAAGTTTTAAACTTTGTAACTGCTGAACAATGAACCTTCAATGTAACATCGAGGTCCTTAAATGCTTTTACATGAAACATACCAGACTGAGTGTATACaaattgattttgttttattttgacaTGTCCATGGAATGGCTTTTACAATCTTTCAGTAGTGAAAAGAGCTGCAAATCAGTCAAAGGTCTTCACAGACTGTGTTTTAAGGACAGACGAAAACCAATTGAAATGAACTAAGAGCAAGTGATCAGTTCTCCTTGACAAAACTAACAAAGCCATTGAGACACTTTTTGAGTCCTTCATCAGTTAAGAAAGGCCTTCATTTAGACAAGTCCGGTTTTACTGAGGCGCATACGATGGTTATGTACTTCTCTTATGTGTTACAAGCAGCAGAAATAACCGACGAGCTCCTCGTCTCTATTCGACGTTGTTTTCTGACTTTGCACCTTAATAGGACAACTAGCAACTACGTCAGATTCATGGCAGGATTTGCTTCTATCCCCTCGGCACTTGAAGTTCCCCTAAGCTAAACGTCTACAGCTCTAAGCCAAAGCACAGGTACTGGAGATCAGCGAGAATCTTTTGTGGATAAGGGAAGACATGGATAAGCCTGAAACCCCACTTCTTGTACAATCGTATGGCGGGTGTTTGAGCACTGGTGGTTGTCAAGACAAGTTTGTCAAAGCGTTGCTCCTTAGCATGCTGAAGAAGTTCATCCAGCAGTTTTTTGGCAATTCCCATTCGCCTACAAACTGGTGAGACGGACATTCTCTGCAGCTCCGCGACTCCTGGCTTGTGGTTGTATACCACTAACCCGACCATTCCCACGACCTTTCCATCAAATTCAGCAACCCACATGTGAGACCCATCTCCCGACATGTATGTCTTTTCAATATTATACAGGTCCGTCGCCAAACATTCCTTGATAAATCTCCAGCATTCAATGTAGATGTAAATGTACAACAATGCCAACAAAACGACACAGAAGAAGACGTAATAGGCCAACATCCAAGAGGTCCACTTGACGGCCGCAAGAATGACAAGCACACTCAACGCTACAAGAACCCCACAGTACTTTGGCAAAACGACTCGAGTGGCACGGCCTACCAACTGCTCCATCCCTTGCGTGAAGATCTCTCGGCAACTTTCAAAATCTCTGTTCTGGTACGAACGTATCTTGACTTCACGGACTTCGCTCTTCATTGGCGATGAACTTGATTCCAGAAGAATAGTCTTAGTGGACGACATAATCTATAAAATAATGGAACAACAACGGTTAATTTGTAGACATCAGGCCCCAaatgttcaaacgatggataacgGTATCCATATCCAACGggacaaatcactatccaccgggtaaacactagcaaaaccaattgagttatccaatggatagtgatttatccgcggtggataacgctatccatccGGTTTAAACAACTGGGTCTTGATGTATTGGGGAGCAAGGGGTGCGAATGAATATTGAATCACTTGGATTAAACCGTCAAAAAACGAAAACCAGATATTGAAATACAAGTTTCAGTTCGGCCCAAACAAATCTTTGTGCCCTGGGTCTTCCTTCAACCTTTGTTATTCACAGACaagatgtataataatatcttGAATTTTCTGTCTACACAGTAccaagaagacaaagaaatagCTATAacgaattttgtgaaaaaaaaaaaaaaaccggaggGTTTTTAACCAAAAGAACACTTAAATCGAGGGCTTGGCgaaaaatgaaagcaaacattCGTCCTAAACTCTCTGACATTCACCTCTCGTGTTGTTTTTCGGTCATACGGATAATTCTTTGGCTTGAAaaggatgaaaagaaaaaaaagaaacgcgAGCTTTTGCTCGC
It includes:
- the LOC138032424 gene encoding N-acetyltransferase 8-like; this translates as MSSTKTILLESSSSPMKSEVREVKIRSYQNRDFESCREIFTQGMEQLVGRATRVVLPKYCGVLVALSVLVILAAVKWTSWMLAYYVFFCVVLLALLYIYIYIECWRFIKECLATDLYNIEKTYMSGDGSHMWVAEFDGKVVGMVGLVVYNHKPGVAELQRMSVSPVCRRMGIAKKLLDELLQHAKEQRFDKLVLTTTSAQTPAIRLYKKWGFRLIHVFPYPQKILADLQYLCFGLEL